In the genome of Bacteroidota bacterium, the window GGCGCATGGATTGGTGTGCTGCCGTGATTTCGCAGAGCGCCGTGTAATCGTACACGCCGAAATGCATCCCGACAATTCGACCCTTACCGGCGAGGGCAAGCAACGGAATGTGAGATTCGCCGTTCGCATTGAAGATGGACTGAGGCGTTTCAATCATCAACTCCAACCTCAAAGAACCGGAATCGAGGCCGGTTGTGCGTTCAAGAATATTGCAAAGTTCGACAACAGCCGTAACGTGTTGCGGAATAGTGACTTTCGGAATCGTGATAACGAAGTGTGCGGGAAGTATGCCACCGGTTTCTGCGAGAAGGGTCGTGACAAAAATATTCGTCGTCCGGAGGCTGCGCGCTTTTAGTTCCTCCGTCATCGGCTTAATGCGTATGCCGATGAACGGAGGGAGGGTTCGCTCACGCATGCCGCGTGCAACTTCCTTTGCAGTGAACGCGGCATGGCTATCTTCCTCGTTGTCAAGGCGATTACCGTAGCCATCCTCAAAATCAATCCTGAAATCTTCAACAGGTTCAGATTTCAGTTTTTCAATGATGCGGTTGTAGATGGTGAATGCAAGCCAGGCAGCGCGGCGTTGTGTTTTTGCCATGGCGGAATTTCTCTTGAGCATGCCGGTGAGTGCTGCAATGTGCCTTGCAGATTTCGGAAATGACTCAAAGCCCGGCAACTGAATCGCCCGGGCAAACGCAACAAAATCCGGAGCATTCTCAAGAAAAGCACGCAACCCGACTTCGCCCAACTTTTTTGCCGTGTCCGACTTGAAGATTTGCGCACCGCCGTACACGGTGTGAACCGGTTGGCGTAACCCCGTATCGCCGGGATACCGCGCAGCAAACGCATAGTTTGCTTCACGAAGGTTGGAGAGAATGTCGTCAGCCTCAATGAGGCGCTGTTCGTGTGATTGCATGCGATCAGTACTGCAGAAGATGAATGTAGATATGTTTACGATTCAACCGAGAACAGTTTTTGTAACCGGAGCCTCGTGATGCTTGCCTGTTCGGAGGCAGCAATCAGAATTTCCTTATCAGGAGGATTGGACATTCGACGATTGAGAATTGCCAGCATTTCATTTGCAGATTTCCCTGTTGCGCAAACGATGAAGATATAGCCAAACTTCACTTCGTATTGTTGATTTCCATCAGCTAAACTCCTGAGAATGTTCTCGCTCGCTGTCGCAACGCTGGCTTGTTCACTTGAGGCCCAGCGTGCAGTAGACGAGAGTTGTTTTTGCAGGCTCGTCACGTCGCCGATCTTCGGATGACGGGCAAATGCTTCCTTCCAATCCGATTCTGAGAGACTCTGCCAAATCTCATCTGCAGCGGCAAGCACTTGATCCTGCGTCGAAAAGGGGCGGCATTCAGCCATTTGCTTCACCCAACGGGTTGAGCCGCAGCAACGGCGAAGTTCGTCCATTGCTGTCGCAGTACTGAGACTGTTCAATTCTCGCAGAGTCATGCTTCAGTCATTCGGAAGCAAGATATCCCAACACTCGCATTCTGCTGACGCCGCCATCAGGATAGACATTCAGCCGAACATGCGTACAACGGTCAACCGGCTTCAATTCCTTTTCGAAGAGATGCTGCGTATCCGCGTGCAACCCGGTTTGAGGAAGAATCTCCTTCCATTGAAATTGATGCCAACTCAATGCATCAACCGTTGAACCAGGGGCACTCAATGCATCGATGGAGCAACTGTCGGGATAGTTACCTTTGAAATGGCCGGTATCCACCTCGATCCTTTGAATTCTCCCTAATGCGCCCAGTTGAAGAATAGCCCAATCGTGACCAAGGCCGCGACGGCGCTTTGTTTCCCAGCCGTCTCCCATATTGACTGCCCGTCCTGGCATGATAAGATTTTCCTTGTTGCCGAAAAACATATCGCTTGCAGCTACAACTTTTCCGCCTGAGCCGATGTATGCAAGGTCAATCAGTCCCTCTTGCTTCAAGCTATTCCAATCAGGAACAACATTTCCATAAATTCTCAGCCGTGCGACACCGCCGTCGGGAAAAATGTTGAGACGAACATGAGTCCACACCATCTGGTCTGCAACTGAAAAAAGATTCTGGGTACCGGGGCGTAGTGGCGACTTCGGTAAAATTACAGACCATTGTGTTTCGGGTCCCGGCAACGGGCCGTTCGATGCATCGCCTATGATGCTGCATGCTTCAATTGACGCATAGGCGGGATTGTTTCCGAGAAAATGATTCGTGTCGATATCGACGCCTTTGATAATCCCGCTAAATCCAAGCTTGACAATACACCAGTCATGCCCCGGGGTACGCTTTCGACGTGATTCCCACCCGTCCATCCATTTGCCGCGATCGGTGTACTTGTCCGGAATAAAAATCCCGCGACCGGGCTTCAGAAGGTTTTCCTTTTCGGCGAAGAACTCATCACTCGCGATGAGAGCCTTGCCGCCCAATCGCTCGGAAGCAAGATCGGTAAAGCCGGAGAAAGCGGCTGCGGTTTCATTCTCTGAAGACATCGAAATCTGGAGAATTTGGGATTATGAGGCGATGGACTATGCGTTACGTGAAAGAACTCTGCCAGCCGCTACTGAAAATCTCCCCTCTTCAAATACTTTGGTACCCCGAACGTATGTTGCCAGCACGTTGCCGTACAAGGTTCGTCCCTCGTACGGAGTTACTTTGTGACGGTGATGAAGTAACGAGGGCCCGACAGAAAATGATTCATCCGGATTCCATACAACAAAATCGGCATCATACCCCGGTGCGATTCTGCCTTTCCTGCCTTCAAGCCCGACGAGTGTTGCCGGATTTGCCGACATCAACCTGCTAATATCAGAAATCGAAAATCCTCTTCCACGCATTTCCGTCCACATAATTGAAAGGCCGAATTGAAGGGATGCTATTCCACCCCATGCCTTCATGAAATCGCCAGCTTCCATCACCTTCATTGCGGGAGGACAAGGCGAATGATCCGATGCAATGAAATCTATGACGCCTTCACGCAACGCCTCCCAGAGTTTGTCGTTGTTCTCCATCTCGCGAATAGGCGGAGCACATTTGAACTGCGTAGCTCCCTCAGGAATCTCCTCTGCAGAGAATGTGAGATAATGGGGACACGTTTCCGCTGTTATCTTCACGCCACATGATTTCGCTTCCCGCAACACGGGAACAACTTCTGATGAAGATAAGTGAACAATGTGTACTCTGCAACCGATTTCTTCGGAAAGGCGAATCAACATGGAAATGGCATCATTCTCCCAACGCTTTGGTCGGGAATTGAGATATGCGGCGTAACTTCGTGAATGCCGAGGCGCAGCTTGAAGAGGCAAAGTCTGCAACTCTGCATGAACAAGAAGTGGCAAGCCGGCCTTTGCTATTACCGGCATTGCGGCGCGTAGGTTCTCTTCCGATGTCGGAGGGAATTCATCAATCCCCGAATCGATAAGAAAGGTCTTTACTCCAAGCACGCCCGATCCCGCCAAAGACTCCATCAACGACGCATTGCCGGGGACAAGTCCTCCGTGAAATCCGCAATCTACATGCAACTTTCCTTGGGCAGCGCTCAATTTCCTTTCAAGAGCATCGACCGTTGTCGTAACCGGAGAGCTATTTAACGGCATGTCAACAAGCGTGGTTATTCCCCCCGCGGCAGCGGCTCTTGTTGCGCTTTCAAATCCTTCCCATTCAGTCCGTCCGGGCTCGTTAATGTGAACGTGAGGATCAACAAGTCCGGGAGCAACAACCACATCACTAACATCTTTGACATCGGCACCGGAAGGGATTTCGCCCGGATTGATGATATCGCTAATTCTGCCGTCATTCACGATGATTGCGGCATCGCGCATACCATCAGGAGTGATAATGCGCCGGGACCGTAAGATGAACATCTGCTTGTTGGTAAATGATATGATATGAATTGGAGGCAGAATTCAACCTCTGCCTCCGCTTCAGGTTGGAGTACATCGGATCGGAAGAAATGCGCTACATGTCGCCCGTTCTTCCGCGGCGGCGCTGTTGGGATTCACGGACTGCCTCGCGCAATTCCTTTTCAAACCTGCGCTCGAAGAGCAGCAACTTTGCCTGCTGCTCAGCCGTGAGTAAATCGCCGAGTCCGTTGAAGAACTTCTGCCTCTCTTCCCCGATTTGTCTGTTGAGAGACTCGACTTCAGGGAAGAGTTTCTCGTACTCTTTTGCATCCGCCTTGTTGCGAATGAGGCGCTCGATCTTGTCGAGTACTTCATCGCGTTGCTTCTCCAGTGCACGCCGGTTGGTTTCCATCTCGGTGTGACGGGCGAAGAAGCGAACGGATTGTTCCTCTTTCAACTCCAACATCTCCACCATGCGCATTTTTTTGAACCGTTCAATTCGCTCAAATCCGGGTCCGCCCATGGGAGGCTGGGCATAGACGAATGTTGTGCAGAACAATAGGATGAATGTTGCGGATAGAGTTCTCATACTCGATGACTCCTGTTGTTTCATGATTCAGAGATCCGTTGAACGGGATTCAAGGATTGCGGCGACTTCTGTCACCTGTTGCTGCGGAAGTGTTTCCAAGATACTCGCCGGCATTCCCGATGCAAAATAGAACTCAGCCAGCTGGACATTCGAAACACCAAGGACATCACCAGGTATTTCGGACGCAATGGAACCTGACGCAGCCGATGATTCATACAGAAGCGAATCGATCACACCTGCCGGAAGGGCACGTACAACTTCCGCCATCGAGCTTTGCCGACTGTTGCTTCCGGGCCCGTAGTAATGCAATCCGATGAAGAAGAAGAGAATTGCCACGACACCGGGCACAGCGACTCGTGCCAGCCAACTGATGGAAAGCGCTGCGCCGCTGGTGACATGATCGATGCGATGATTCGTTCTGACTATCAGATTGGCAAAATGAGTGGACGAGGGAATCGACATCCCTGATTCTGTCGCTTCCGATGCAAGACGCCGCACGGCTGCTTCTGCTTCGTGTTCCGCCGAATCGGTTATTTCAATCTTTGATCGTCGCAGTTTCATCTTTCAAATACTCCTGCACCTTTTTCAGTGCATGAAAATAGTTCGCCTTCAGCCCGCCTACCGATGTTTTGAGAACTTCGGAAATCTCTTCGTAGTTCATCTCCTCATAGTATCGCATCACAAAAACCGCCTTTTGCTTTTCCGGCAACAGTGCCACAGCCCGCTGCAGCTTCGATTCCAGTTCCTTCGCTTCCAACTCTGCTTGAGGATTATCCTTCGCGGGCAGCAGAGACAAGATCATCGGGCTTTCCCGCAGGTAATTCACAACCTGCTGCTTGCGAATTGTGTTGAGCGACAGATTCACCGCAATCCTATACAACCATGTGAAAAATCCCGAGTCGCCCCGAAAATCACCTAACGCGAGATATGCCTTCACAAACGTCTCCTGC includes:
- a CDS encoding phosphoenolpyruvate kinase, producing MQSHEQRLIEADDILSNLREANYAFAARYPGDTGLRQPVHTVYGGAQIFKSDTAKKLGEVGLRAFLENAPDFVAFARAIQLPGFESFPKSARHIAALTGMLKRNSAMAKTQRRAAWLAFTIYNRIIEKLKSEPVEDFRIDFEDGYGNRLDNEEDSHAAFTAKEVARGMRERTLPPFIGIRIKPMTEELKARSLRTTNIFVTTLLAETGGILPAHFVITIPKVTIPQHVTAVVELCNILERTTGLDSGSLRLELMIETPQSIFNANGESHIPLLALAGKGRIVGMHFGVYDYTALCEITAAHQSMRHPACDFARHIMKVALAQTGINISDGATNIMPVGPHRAAKGKKLSARQLAENNAAVHRAWKHAFDDTMHSLKHGFYQGWDLHPAQLCVRYAAVYAFFLEGLDLATLRLRSFMEKAAQATLIGDVFDDAATGQGLLNYFLRGMSCRAITEEEASATGLTLEELRSRSFLRILDGRRTA
- the uraD gene encoding 2-oxo-4-hydroxy-4-carboxy-5-ureidoimidazoline decarboxylase, giving the protein MTLRELNSLSTATAMDELRRCCGSTRWVKQMAECRPFSTQDQVLAAADEIWQSLSESDWKEAFARHPKIGDVTSLQKQLSSTARWASSEQASVATASENILRSLADGNQQYEVKFGYIFIVCATGKSANEMLAILNRRMSNPPDKEILIAASEQASITRLRLQKLFSVES
- the alc gene encoding allantoicase produces the protein MSSENETAAAFSGFTDLASERLGGKALIASDEFFAEKENLLKPGRGIFIPDKYTDRGKWMDGWESRRKRTPGHDWCIVKLGFSGIIKGVDIDTNHFLGNNPAYASIEACSIIGDASNGPLPGPETQWSVILPKSPLRPGTQNLFSVADQMVWTHVRLNIFPDGGVARLRIYGNVVPDWNSLKQEGLIDLAYIGSGGKVVAASDMFFGNKENLIMPGRAVNMGDGWETKRRRGLGHDWAILQLGALGRIQRIEVDTGHFKGNYPDSCSIDALSAPGSTVDALSWHQFQWKEILPQTGLHADTQHLFEKELKPVDRCTHVRLNVYPDGGVSRMRVLGYLASE
- the allB gene encoding allantoinase AllB; its protein translation is MFILRSRRIITPDGMRDAAIIVNDGRISDIINPGEIPSGADVKDVSDVVVAPGLVDPHVHINEPGRTEWEGFESATRAAAAGGITTLVDMPLNSSPVTTTVDALERKLSAAQGKLHVDCGFHGGLVPGNASLMESLAGSGVLGVKTFLIDSGIDEFPPTSEENLRAAMPVIAKAGLPLLVHAELQTLPLQAAPRHSRSYAAYLNSRPKRWENDAISMLIRLSEEIGCRVHIVHLSSSEVVPVLREAKSCGVKITAETCPHYLTFSAEEIPEGATQFKCAPPIREMENNDKLWEALREGVIDFIASDHSPCPPAMKVMEAGDFMKAWGGIASLQFGLSIMWTEMRGRGFSISDISRLMSANPATLVGLEGRKGRIAPGYDADFVVWNPDESFSVGPSLLHHRHKVTPYEGRTLYGNVLATYVRGTKVFEEGRFSVAAGRVLSRNA
- a CDS encoding sigma-70 family RNA polymerase sigma factor, which translates into the protein MNPLTDLDLVQQVRNGKREAYTELMRRYQQRVYWVARRIVGNHDDADDIAQETFVKAYLALGDFRGDSGFFTWLYRIAVNLSLNTIRKQQVVNYLRESPMILSLLPAKDNPQAELEAKELESKLQRAVALLPEKQKAVFVMRYYEEMNYEEISEVLKTSVGGLKANYFHALKKVQEYLKDETATIKD